DNA from Gramella sp. MAR_2010_147:
TAGCATTTCGCAGTTCCTGCTGTTGCGGGGACTGTGCAAATTTCTGGGCGATAAGACTTGTACTCATTACTGCAAATATAATTTCATCCAAATTGCCTTACAACCAGTTCGTTGATTTTTAACTATTAAATAGCATTGCTCATTTTATAACTTTCATAACACAAGAACAGCTTATCAATACCTAACTTCCCGTAAAATTGAAAATGAACAATAAACAGCTCGCTTATTTTCTTGCCAGGCTCACGCTGGGTATCAACTTTTTTATTCACGGTCTGGTAAGGTTACCTAAAATGGAATCTTTTGCCAATGATGTAGCAAAAGGATTTGAAAATACAATGCTTCCGGAGATTCTGGTATTACCAGTTGCTTATGCCATACCTATCGTGGAATTAGTTCTGGGACTTTTTTTAATCTTAGGATTAGTTACCAAAAAAACGTTAACGGGTGCAGCCATCCTTATCATCTTTTTGATTGCCGGAAGTGCTTTCAAAGAAGACTGGGGTGCAGTGGGAACACAAATGCTATATGCTTTATACATTTTCTTTCTGTTATTTTATCAGGAGAATGAGCGCATGGCTATTTATTCAGAAAATAGAAAAGTTTAGAAATGGATTTAGAATTAAAGGATAAAAGAGTTTTTATATCAGGTTCTACCAAAGGAATTGGATTTGCAACTGCAAAGGTCCTGGCGAAAGAAGGAGCAGAGGTGATTATTAATGGGCGATCACAAGATTCGGTTGATAAAGCACTGGAAAAATTAAAGAATGAGATTTCAGATGCTAAGATCTCCGGTTTTGCCTGTGATTTTTCAAATAAGGAAGAGATCAATAAGCTTATAAAGGAACTTGGCGATCTGGATATATTAATAAATAATGTCGGCATTTTTGGACCGAAGGATTTTGGTGAAATTGCAGATGAGGAATGGCTGGAATTCTACGAAGTTAATGTTATGAGTGGGGTAAGACTATCCCGTGCATTTTTACCGAAGATGTTAAAACAGGATTGGGGACGAATCATCTTTATTTCAAGTGAAAGTGCTTTGAATATTCCGGTGGAAATGATTCACTACGGAATGACCAAAACAGCCCAACTGGC
Protein-coding regions in this window:
- a CDS encoding SDR family oxidoreductase, translated to MDLELKDKRVFISGSTKGIGFATAKVLAKEGAEVIINGRSQDSVDKALEKLKNEISDAKISGFACDFSNKEEINKLIKELGDLDILINNVGIFGPKDFGEIADEEWLEFYEVNVMSGVRLSRAFLPKMLKQDWGRIIFISSESALNIPVEMIHYGMTKTAQLAISRGLAEMTKGTNVTVNSVLPGPTFSDGVQKMVEAENSKEREKAEEEFFEKARPTSLIQRFTDPQEVANMIAYVASPLSSATNGASLRVDGGVVKTI
- a CDS encoding DoxX family protein, whose protein sequence is MNNKQLAYFLARLTLGINFFIHGLVRLPKMESFANDVAKGFENTMLPEILVLPVAYAIPIVELVLGLFLILGLVTKKTLTGAAILIIFLIAGSAFKEDWGAVGTQMLYALYIFFLLFYQENERMAIYSENRKV